The Rosa rugosa chromosome 1, drRosRugo1.1, whole genome shotgun sequence genomic sequence cagagagaaagaaaggaCGAAAGACTTGAATCATACTCCATTGGTCCGAAGGCCGTCGTCCACACCGCCGCCGTCGCCACTAAGGGTGGTCGGCGACCTCCTCCCTTACATCAAAACAagggtgatgttttgatgggttttgctgatgcagggtacctctctgaccctcacaaaggtcgttcccaaactggttatgtctttatcaTGGGAAGcgccgcgatatcttggaggtcttcAAAACAGACCTTtatcgctacttcttcgaattatgcaaagattattgctcttcatgagGCAGTtcgtgaatgcatatggttaAGGTCAATAGTTGCACACATTCGaagaacttgtggtttgaagtctaccacagatgaatctacatgcatttatgaggataatgcagcttgcattgaATACATGAAGCAAGATTTCATCAAtggcgacaacaccaaacatatatcacctacattttttttataatcagcaacaacaaacacttctaaagattgaagtgaatcaaataaCGGACTTATTTACTTAGTCGTTACCTAAATTCACCTTCGAGAAgcatgtgaagagtatcggaaTGAGGAAAATATCCGAACttccatgattgtagcaatcagggggagatgtcgacatcaggggaggtatgatgtctacatgttcgatctcaaaGAGTAAattgttgtactctttttctccggCCTCCTcaaggttgtttttgtcccacagggtttttattactcgagtAAGGTTTTTAACAAGGCAACATTTGAAGCGTCATGATGTCATCAGTGACACCAAGTTTGAGTAGCACAAGGGGGAGTGCTGAAGAATATTTGactttagtgtgccttgtcaaactaggattactttctatagttgtaataggagaatgttctagattcctagttctagttagaataggaatccttaTACTCTAAGATTATGTACTtataatccctatatataggctCCTATtaatctctatatatagggctcctagtATCAATGAATAGACACACAAACTCTCTCTACAATCACTCTTGCATCCTATTTCCTTAAACAGAGAGAACATTTTGAATGAATACAAGAGTCTATGAATATCGAATATAATTTTCGCTAAATGCAGAGAAAACCAAGTTTATAGGATACAGTTGCAAAAGGATACCAATAACATACATCCACAATCGTGACCTCTAACTGATCATGATCAATCAAGTCGACTATGTATACACTTCGTAATTTAAGTCGGTTACATTTTTTGATGCCTTGATTGGATGGAACAATGATCTGAAAGGAAAAATCACTATCGTTTCGTGGAACATGAACTTCTTTAGGTCTCACTGAGAGTCTGAGACTGTTAATTAAGACCTAAGAGGGGGGCCTCGAACAAAATTAGGGTGTGCCCAAGGGCAACAACAATTACATGATTGTTCTACCGTATGTATACAATATTTAGAAGTTAGTACGAGATCAGTAGATTTCCTCAATGGGATCTTCTTGAATCCTTATCCagtttacacacacacacagagcaTATCATGTAAGTACATTACATGCAGTATTAATTATAAATACACTCGCTCAACTGGGGCATAAATAGCTAGAACATACCGATTCATAAAGAAATTTGGACCATACAAATTTGTTATAGAGCCATTGAACTCCAAAACTTGTACAGTTGTACGGCCATTGAGAGTTCAGACCTTCTCCATCAATCACAACAAGGAAATgaagggaaattctagtgtacttgtgggtatctcatacccacatttacaaaagtgacaacaaatttgttgtcagagtggtaatgttgagtcctattttgtgtaatcttagttctaataatagtaattacacctcttacgacattgttacaagttttcgaacaaattcgttgtcaatgttgtaatttttgtttaactatatgtaaatagtgtaaatgaatatggtaacttttgttctcaatgttgtcattttggttcaaataattgtaattttttgttcaaatagttgtaaatgagtgtatgagatacccacaagtACTATAGCTTGTCTCGGAAATGAAAAGGGACAAGGATAACGAAAGGAAAGAGACGATCAATCTTTAGTAGTTAATGACCTTCTTAATTATTAGGTACTAATCTCGTGAAGAGATATCTTAATTAGTACCACCAAAGATAAACTTAAGCTTCCTTATCTCAAGAATGTCAAGGAAAGTAGTGCGAGCTATCAATCGAGTAGGAAAGTTACCTTGAAATAGTGCATAGTCCAGAATCTGCAGACCTGGACTTTGACTACTGTAGCTAGCAAATCCAACGACTCGAGTAGCTCCAATATTCACTTGGAAGTGCAATAACCCTTGAGGGAAAACCATAATATCACCACTCTTAATAGTTGTTATATAAACTGTGTTCCGATCCGAGGAAATGAACCCAGCAACTAGTGTTCCTTGTACAACAAGGAACACTTCTGTAGCTCCGCGGTGAATGTGCAATGGGACAACACCACCGGGAGCTATGTCTACGCGAGCCATTGAAATGCCGAGGCCATTCAAACCCGGGACTTGATCAGCATATGCAGGGATATCTCCAACTCTGAAAAGGTTTGACGTGTTACCGGAAACTCCTAGGCCCGAGTATACAAAATCATTCACTGTAACAGTTTCGGGCCTTTTGCAGGAGTAGCCTGCAGGTCCAGAAGGAGCTGTGTAGTCTGCAACACAAAAGTCTTGCACAGCAGCAAAGGATGATGAGGGAATGTGAGAAcatatgaagaagaaaaagaagatcgTCATCTTAATTAGTCCAGCTCGCTAGTTTCAATATGTTTTGATCGATGAGGAAATTGgggctcatatatatataatggggATTCAGAATATAACCGTGTAGGATTCACATGGGTAATAAAGTTAAAAACTTAATGTATAAGATGGGGAGAAACGGTAAATTTCAAGCTGTGATCCATGTGAATATGATTATTTGCTGTGAGCTAAAATCACAACAAAAAGCCTCTTTCTGTTTTTGAAACTCCAGGAACAGCAAGAAATGCACCCGTCCTTTTATCACTGCTGCAAGTTATTGCATTCTATAATCAGTGAACCTTAATTAATTCGTGACTAAAAatactttttttcctttttttttttttttgaataaagggctggtgcggctgccctcaagtcttgattaatgaaactgtcgaatacaaaggggggacattgagcctaaacccctgattacaattaGTATCTAGAGagcatcctgaaatactatcatgagcCTCTACCAAATAACTGTATTCAACAagacaccaactagcaaagagcactctactggcgactctatttgctttaacataacggtgacataacggaaagataactcgatatgtaacttGATTACAACATAACATAATTAccatacgcacagctttcctactatgttgccgccggataAATCcaacgacacttagtctcaccctgccattAGGAGGTAGCGatcatt encodes the following:
- the LOC133735752 gene encoding auxin-binding protein ABP19a-like gives rise to the protein MDHSLKFTRAGLIKMTIFFFFFICSHIPSSSFAAVQDFCVADYTAPSGPAGYSCKRPETVTVNDFVYSGLGVSGNTSNLFRVGDIPAYADQVPGLNGLGISMARVDIAPGGVVPLHIHRGATEVFLVVQGTLVAGFISSDRNTVYITTIKSGDIMVFPQGLLHFQVNIGATRVVGFASYSSQSPGLQILDYALFQGNFPTRLIARTTFLDILEIRKLKFIFGGTN